The following are encoded in a window of Saccharothrix longispora genomic DNA:
- a CDS encoding acetyl-CoA C-acetyltransferase, giving the protein MSEALIFDAVRTPRGRGKRGSLHSVKPITLASGVLDALARRNDLDTSAVDDVVFGVVSPVGEQGADIARTAVLAAGWDLRPAGVQLNRFCASGLESVNLAAAKVASGFEDLVVAGGVESMSRVPMGSDGGAWMADPETNMAVNFVPQGVSADLIATLEGFGREDVDAYALRSQQRATLARDKGYFDRSLVAVVDRNGSVVLDHDEAIRPETTLEGLAKLKPSFAFHGDLGFDAVAIDRYPTVERIDHVHTPGNSSQIVDGAAAMLIGNARIGEDLGLTPRARIIATAVVGTEPTIMLTGPAPAARKALDKARLGVEDIDLFEVNEAFSSVVLRFQRELDLPDDKVNVNGGAIALGHPLGATGCMILGTLLDELERRDLRRGLATLCVGGGMGIATIIERV; this is encoded by the coding sequence ATGAGCGAAGCCTTGATCTTCGACGCGGTGCGCACACCGCGTGGCAGGGGAAAGCGCGGTTCGCTGCACAGCGTGAAGCCGATCACCCTCGCCTCCGGGGTGCTCGACGCGCTGGCGCGGCGCAACGACCTGGACACCTCGGCGGTGGACGACGTGGTGTTCGGCGTCGTGTCGCCGGTCGGCGAGCAGGGCGCGGACATCGCCCGCACGGCGGTGCTGGCCGCCGGCTGGGACCTGCGGCCCGCGGGCGTGCAGCTCAACCGGTTCTGCGCGTCCGGCCTGGAGTCGGTCAACCTCGCCGCGGCGAAGGTGGCGTCCGGGTTCGAGGACCTGGTGGTGGCGGGCGGCGTCGAGTCGATGTCGCGGGTGCCGATGGGCTCCGACGGCGGCGCGTGGATGGCCGACCCGGAGACCAACATGGCGGTGAACTTCGTGCCGCAGGGCGTGAGCGCCGACCTGATCGCCACCCTGGAGGGCTTCGGCCGCGAGGACGTGGACGCCTACGCGCTGCGCTCGCAGCAGCGGGCGACGCTGGCCCGTGACAAGGGCTACTTCGACCGGTCGCTCGTGGCGGTCGTCGACCGGAACGGCTCCGTCGTGCTCGACCACGACGAGGCGATCCGCCCGGAGACGACGCTGGAGGGCCTGGCCAAGCTCAAGCCGTCCTTCGCGTTCCACGGCGACCTGGGCTTCGACGCCGTCGCGATCGACCGCTACCCCACCGTGGAGCGGATCGACCACGTCCACACGCCGGGCAACTCGTCGCAGATCGTGGACGGGGCGGCGGCCATGCTGATCGGCAACGCCCGGATCGGCGAGGACCTGGGCCTCACGCCCCGCGCGCGGATCATCGCCACCGCCGTCGTCGGCACCGAGCCCACGATCATGCTCACCGGTCCGGCCCCGGCGGCGCGCAAGGCGCTGGACAAGGCGCGGCTGGGCGTCGAGGACATCGACCTGTTCGAGGTCAACGAGGCGTTCTCGTCGGTCGTGCTGAGGTTCCAGCGGGAGCTGGACCTGCCCGACGACAAGGTCAACGTCAACGGGGGCGCCATCGCGCTGGGCCACCCGCTCGGCGCCACCGGCTGCATGATCCTGGGCACCCTGCTCGACGAGCTGGAGCGGCGGGACCTGCGCCGGGGCCTCGCCACGCTGTGCGTGGGCGGCGGCATGGGCATCGCGACGATCATCGAGAGGGTCTGA